TGGCGGCTTTTTGCCCGGCCAAGCAGGCACCGATTGGCAAACCGTTCCCCAGTGCCTTGGCCAGAGACATGACGTCCGGTTGGATGCCTTCGTGTTGGTGGGCGAACCATTTGCCGGTACGGCCGATACCGGTTTGAATTTCGTCCAGCATCATCAGCCAGCCGTTACGGTCGCAGATGGCGCGAATGGCTTTTAAATAACCTTTCGGCGGGATATTGACCCCGCCTTCACCCTGAATCGGTTCCACCAGAACGGCGACGACGTCCTGGTCGCCATTGTGGGCTTCCACGGCGTCGGCATCGCCGAATGGCACACGGACGAAGCCTTCCACAAGAGGGGCGAACCCTTCCTGAACTTTTTTGTTGCCGGTGGCCGACAAGGTGGCCAGTGTTCGACCGTGGAAACTGTTTTCCATGACGATGATTTTCGGCGCAGTAATTTGTTGCTGGTAGGCGTATTTGCGCGCGATTTTAATGGCGGTTTCATTTGCTTCGGCACCGGAGTTGCAGAAGAACACTTTTTCCATGCCGGAGATGTCGATCAATTCTTCCGCCAAGGCCGCTTGCTTTTCAATGCAATACAGATTGGAGGTGTGAATCAATTCACGGCTTTGGGCGCAAATCGTTTCGGTGATTTCCGGGTGGGCGTGTCCTAAGCTGCACACGGCGATGCCGCTGATGGCGTCCAGATAGTTTTGGCCGTTTTCGTCGTAAAGCCAAGCGCCTTTACCGGATTTAAAGCAAACCGGCAGTCTGGCATAGGTGTTCATTAAATGCGGTGATGTTTTCATTGTCGTTATTATTCTTTTCCAGCGTTTTCAATAAAAGGGTCTTTGAAAACAAAAAAGCAATCGCAAGACGAGCTTGGGATTGCTTTTTTGAATCGAATCGGGTTTTTATTTATAAATTCAAAAGAATGATTTTAATCATATGCTCCGTAATTTCAAGCAAAATTGTGGTGAAATTCCGCGGAAAGGACGGCACAAGTCTATGAAAGAGCTATAAATCGTGATGCTGAAAAATCCAATTTAGGATAAAATAATGCAAATTAGTCCCGAATAAAATCCATGTCGGTGCCGAGATGGAAGAACAAAAAAACAGATATAAGGAAATCTTGCAATGCAAACAATGAGTGATCGTGACGGCCTGATTTGGCTGGATGGTGAAATGGTTGATTGGCGGGAAGCGAAAACCCATGTCCTGACCCATACCTTACATTATGGAATGGGGGTGTTTGAGGGGGTGCGCGCCTATGAAGCCGAGCAGGGCACCGCCATTTTTCGCTTGGAAGCCCATACCGATCGCTTATTTAATTCGGCCAAAATCATGAACATGCCGATGCCGTTTTCCAAAGAGGAATTGAACGAAGCGCAGCGTGCCGCGGTGCGTGAAAACGATTTGAAATCCGCTTATATCCGTCCGATGGTGTTTTACGGTTCGGAAGGCATGGGGTTGCGCGCCGATAACCTGAAAGCGCACGTTGTGGTTGCGGCCTGGGAATGGGGCGCTTATATGGGTGAAGAAAACTTGAAAAAAGGCATTAAAATCGCCACATCTTCTTTCACGCGTCATCATGTTAACGTTACCATGACGAAGGCCAAGTCCAACGGTTCGTATATGAATTCGATGCTGGCCCTGCAGGAAGCGGTCAGTCACGGTTGTGACGAGGCGTTGTTGCTGGATACGGAAGGGTATGTTTCCGAAGGGTCCGGCGAGAACTTCTTTATGGTTCGCGACGGTGTGATTTACACGCCGGAATTGACCGCGGCATTGGACGGGATTACCCGTAAAACCATTATGCAGTTGGCAAAAGATGCCGGGTATGAAGTGCGTGAAAAACGCATTACGCGTGATGAAGTCTATATCGCCGATGAAGCTTTCTTTACCGGAACGGCGGCGGAAGTCACGCCGATTCGCGAGTTGGACAATCGAACCATCGGTCAAGGGTCTCGTGGGCCGGTGACCGAAATGCTGCAAACCAAATATTTCGATGTGGTCCACGGCCGGTCCGAAGCGCATTTGGATTGGTTGACGCCGGTCGCTTGATGAAATTGGAATTGGAAACGTAAGAGAAGATTTATGAGTAAACAAACCGTTATTGAAATCACATACGATGATTTGCCGCTGACGTGCCCGATGCGTGGTCAGGAGCAATGGAATTCCCACCCGAAGGTCATGTTGCCGATTGAAGAAACCGGCAAATCGAAATGTCCTTACTGTGGAACCGAGTATGTTCTGAAAGACTGGGATCCAAATCACAAAAGCCACTGATTGAATCGCTTTTGACCTATTTGAAAAACGACCAGGCCTGGTCGTTTTTTTATGTCTGAACGTCAGTAATAGCGTTTAACGTATATCTCTTTGTCAGGCATAAAAAAAGCCCGCTTTTGCGGGCTTTTTTGGGTTTCGGTTAATCTTGCGATTAACGAGAGTAGTACATGTCGAACTCGATTGGGTGAGTGGTTGCACGCATGCGTGTCACTTCTTCCATTTTCAGTTCGATGTAAGAGTCGATGGCTTCGTCTGTGAAGACGCCACCGGCTTTCAAGAACTCTCTGTCTTCGTCCAACGCCGCCAAGGCTTCTTCCAAAGACGCACAAACCGTGGTGTAAGTGGCTTCTTCTTCCGGTGGCAAATCGTACAGATCTTTCTCGGAAGGCTCGCCTGGATCGATCTGGTTCATGATACCGTCAAGGCCGGCCATCAAGGAAGCAGAGAACGCCAAGTATGGGTTAGCCGTTGCATCCGGGAAACGTAGCTCAACACGACGTGATCTTTCAGACGGCGCGTATGGGATACGGATGGAAGCAGAACGGTTAGAACCGGAGTAGGCCAATAGAATTGGCGCTTCGAAACCAGGGACCAAACGCTTATAAGAGTTAGTGCCCGGGTTAGTGAAGGCGTTCAAGGCACGAGCATGCTTGATCAAACCACCGATGTACCAAATGGCTTCTTGCGATAGACCGGAATAAACGTCACCTGCGAAAATGTTTTTGCCACCTTTCGACAAAGACATGTTGATGTGCATACCGGAACCGTTGTCACCGACGATTGGCTTAGGCATGAAAGTCGCTGTTTTACCCAAAGCGTTACAGGTGTTGTGTACTGCGTATTTCAGAATTTGCACTTCGTCGGCTTTTGCAGTCAAAGTGTTACCGGCTACCGCCAATTCACATTGTCCGCCTGCAGCCACTTCATGGTGGTGTGCTTCCAGTTTGAGGCCCATTGCTTCGGCCATGGCGCAGATGTCCGCACGCACTTCGTGCAATTGGTCAACTGGTGGTACTGGGAAGTAACCGCCTTTTACCTTAGGACGGTGACCGATGTTACCGTCTTCGTAAACTTTTTCAGAATCCCAAGCGGATTCGCCGGATTGCATCTTAACGAAGCAGCCGGACATGTCTGCGCCCCAACGAACGTCGTCAAAGATGAAGAATTCTGGTTCTGGACCGAAGAAAGCCGAGTCGGCGATGCCGGTAGAAGCCAGGTATGATTCCGCTTTTTTCGCGATGCCGCGAGGATCCTTTTCATAAGCTTCCATCGTGGAAGGCTCAACAATCATCATACGGATAATCAAAGTTGGATCATTGGTGAATGGGTCCATGAAGAAACCATCGGTTTGTGGCATCAAGATCATGTCCGAGTTGTTGATACCTTTCCAGCCTTGAATGGATGAACCGTCAAAAGTTTCACCGTCCGCAAAAAAGTCTTCATCCACTTTATCAGCCGGGATGGTGACATGTTGCTCTTTACCATGTGTGTCGGTAAAGCGAAGATCTACCCATTTAACGTCATTGTCTTTGATTAAATCAAAAATTTCTTGCGACATAAGTGTGTCCTTTTAGATTGTTGAAAAATGCGAAGTGGTTCTTGAAGCAAGTCAAGGATTTTCAGCGAGTGCTGAGTGGTCCGTCCTTGTTCTCGAATGCGCTAAAATCGCACGTTGAATTAAAAAAAATAAGTTTGAATGTGTGTTTGGTGCAACCGTTTAAAGCCCGGTAAATTCGCTGGAATCTACCGGATTTCATAAAATTTTGTCCTGTTGATAATAGCTGGAACCATGCCAGAATGCCAATATTTTTTTAAAGATTTTTAAGTCCTTGATAGACAAGAAAAAATACTCTCAATAAAAGTATTGTTGTTGTTCAAAGGCCAGTAACAAGGATGTTTTATTGGTGCAAGTTGGGTTGTTTTGGTGCATTTTAAACCAGGCGGTTGAAAATGGGAAGTCGTGAGTTTAAGCGGCTCTCAGATCAAATTCTTTGGGAGTTTAATCTTTCTGTCATATTGAAAAGCTATTATCTACACATCTTAAATCACTCCCTAGGAATTTTGGATGGATCAGTCAGCGCAGAAAGCATTAGAACAGGCTCTGAAAGGGCCTAAGTTTGAAAAGCGTATCAAACGCCGTAACCTTGTTGATAAGGGGTGGGCTTCCAGTATTTCAGTCGGTGGCGTCGGGGTTATTTTGTCGGTGCTGCTGATTATGTTCTTCCTTGTTTATGTGGTGGCGCCTTTGTTTATGCCGGCCAGTGTCAAGGAGCACGCTTCGTATGCGTTGCCGGGCGGCAGTCAGGAGAAGACGCTTTTTTACGGCATGGATGAATATAAGGAAACGGCGATGCGCATCACCGAATCCGGTAAGTTGATCGGGTTCAATGCCAATAATGGACAACTGCTGACCGAGTCCAGCTTGCCGTTGAATGGGGAGTCGATTACCAGTTTTGCGCGGGTGAAGGAGTCCGATAAATTGATTGCGTTCGGTTTGTCCGGTGGCGGGGTATTGCTCGCAAAATACGGTTATAAAGTGACCTACCCGGATAACGTTCGTAAAATCACGCCGGCCTTGACTTTTCCGTTCGGGCAGGAGCCATTGGTTGTGGCCGATCAACCCATTTCCAAAGTCGCGGCGCGCAGCAGCGATTCTCAGTTGGTGGTGGCCTATCAATTAGCGGGTCAGTCGCATGTGTTCGTCAAACAATACGACAAAGTCGAATCCATGTTGTCGGATGACGTGGCCCTTGAAGAATACGCTGAAGGCGAAGTGCCGAACAATATGCCGGTCGATTGGCTGATGATGGGCGGCAATATGCGTAATTTGTATCTGGTGTCCGAAGACGGTTCGACCTTGTATTATGATTTGTCGAATATTCGTGAGCCGGTTTTGTTGCAAAAAGTGAATATGGTCAATGGTGATGAGCACATTTCGTCATTACGTTTTTTGTTGGGTGAATATTCCTTGATGGTCGGGACGTCGAAAGGGCGTGTGTTGCAATGGTTCCCGGTACGAGACGAAAACAACAACTTCCAGTTGGAGTTTATTCGTGAGTTTGAAGTGGATAAGAAGCCTGTGAACTTCATCGCTATCGAACACAGTCGTAAAGGGTTTGTGACGCTGGACCGTTCCGATGAAATCAATTTGTACAACGCCACGGCGGAAAGACATTTGGCCTCGGTGGACTTGAAAACCGGGTTGAATTTCATTTTGATGGCGGAACGCGGAAACGGCGCTTTGCTGGAAACCGCTGACGGCCAGATGGTCAATTACGACATTAAAAACGAACACCCGGATGTCTCTTTCTCCAGTTTGTGGGGGAAAGTCTGGTATGAGGGCTACGAAGAGCCAAGCTATACCTGGCAGTCTTCGTCCGCCAGTGCCGACTTCGAGCCGAAATTCTCCATGGTGCCGTTGACGTTCGGTACCATCAAAGCGGCTTTGTATTCGATGTTATTTGCCGTGCCGATTGCCGTTTTGGCGGCGATTTACACCGCCTTCTTTATGGACAACAAAACCCGCCAATACATCAAGCCAACCATTGAGCTGATTGAAGCTCTGCCAACGGTTATTCTCGGTTTCTTAGCCGGGTTGTGGCTGGCACCGTATATGGAAGCCCATTTGGCCGGCTTCTTTGCCATCTTACTGGTGGTGCCCATCGGCATCCTTTTATTCGGTTTTGGCTGGTCTCGTCTGCCGGAACCGGTGCGTTTGTTGATTCCAACCGGCAGACGGGCTGTGTTGATGCTGCCGGTGGTGGTTTTTCTCGGTTGGTTTGCCCTGTCGTTGAGCTCACCAATCGAAAACCTGTTCTTCCACGGTGATATGCGTCACTGGTTAACGTCCAGTGCCGGCATCGATTTTGACCAGCGTAATGCCTTGGTCATCGGGTTTGCGATGGGCTTCGCTTTGATCCCAACCATTTTCTCGGTGGCGGAAGACGCCATCTACAACGTGCCGAGTTACTTGGTGAACGGTTCTCTGGCGTTGGGCGCCAGCGGGTGGCAGACATTGGTCGGTGTGGTCTTGCCGACGGCCAGTCCGGGAATCTTTTCGGCCATCATGCTCGGTTTCGGGCGCGGCATCGGGGAAACGATGATCGTATTGATGGCCTCCGGCAACACGCCGCTGATGGATGTGAACATCTTCCAGGGGATGCGTACTCTGTCGGCCAACTTGGCGGTGGAAATGCCGGAAGCGGAACTGTACAGTTCGCATTATCGAGTGCTGTTCCTGTCCGGTCTGATTCTGTTTATCTTCACGTTTGTTTTCAATACGCTCGCAGAAGTGGTGCGCGAACGCATGCGCCGTAAGTATGGCTCACTATAAAGGATATTGACATGAAAGAATGGTTCAAAAAAGGCGAACATTGGGTTTGGTTTAGTGCGTCGACTGTCAGTATCAGTGTGGTGTTGGTCGTTGGCTTGTTGTTGATGATTTCGTTCCGAGGCCTGGTGCATTTCTGGCCGCATTCGGTGTATGAATACGAAGTGAAAACCGATAACGGCAAACTGGAGCAAGTGGTCGGTGAATTGCATGAAGTCAAAAGCAAGGAATTCAAAGACCCGAAAGCCGAAGACGGCATTGTCCGCATTCCGCAGTACCTATTGAAAGTCGGTAACCGTGACGTTTACGGCATTGATTTCCGCTGGATTAATTCGGCGAACATCATCGGTCGCCAGGACATTCTCGATGACGGCGTCACGGTGGTGGAGCGTTACGAATGGGGGAATGTCTACGGCCATTTGGAATACATTAAGCAGGACGGCAAAATCGTCGCACGTGGCGATAATGTGTTGCCGATGATGCAGCAGCTGGTGGACAGTGGTCTGGATCTACACAACCAAATCCGATACATCGAAAAAGTCATTATCGGTGGTATTAACTATAAATTAGAGCAACTGCGTTTGAATGAAAAGCGGCTTGAGACCGACGGTGAATACACTGCCGAGAAACAAGCCGAGTTCGAGGCCGAGCGCACCACGCTGAAACAAGAATTCAGTGATCAGCAAGATACGTTGAAGGTGTTGTATCGCCAGTCCAATAATCTGGGTGAAGTTACGTTGCAAATTGCGGGAAATAAATTCATTCATGTTCCGTTGAAATCCATTGTACGTTTCTGGCAGCCAAACAACATGACGTTTGGCGAGCAGGTTGGTTTCTTCTTCACGTCCATCGGACACTTCTTGATTGACGATCCGCGTGAAGCGAACACCGAAGGCGGGGTTTTCCCGGCCATCGTCGGGACGGTAACGATGGTGATCCTGATGGCGATTTTTGTGACGCCGATGGGGGTGATTGCCGCCGTCTATATGAGCGAATACGCCAAAGACGGCATTTTATTGCGGACGGTACGAATTTCCATCAACAACCTGGCGGGGGTGCCGTCCATCGTGTTCGGTATCTTCGGTCTCGGGTTCTTCGTTTACATCATCGGGGGCAGTATCGACGAACTCTTCTACAGTTACGCCTTGCCGAGTCCGACCTTCGGTACGCCGGCGTTGCTGTGGGCTTCTTTGACGATGGCGTTATTGACCCTGCCGGTGGTGATCGTTTCGACTCAGGAAGGCTTGTCCCGTATTCCGCGTGCCTTGCGTGAGGGTGGTCTGGCGCTGGGTGCGACCAAGTCCGAAACCATTATGAAAATTGTCCTGCCGATGTCGATGCCGGCGATTATGACCGGTCTGATTCTGGCCGTGGCGCGTGCCGCCGGGGAAGTGGCACCGTTGATGTTGGTCGGTGTGGTGAAATTGGCGCCGGAACTGCCAATCGATTTGAACGCACCGTTTATTCACTTGGACCGTAAGTTCATGCACCTTGGTTTCCATATCTACGACGTCGGTTTCCAAAGCCCGAACGTTGAAGCGTCTCAGCCGTTGGTCTATGCCACCTCTTTGTTGTTGGTGTTGATCATCATCGGTTTGAACCTCGGAGCGATCACGATCCGTAATAAGCTGAGAGAGAAGTACAAGGCTCTGGATAATTAATGACCAGGCCTGGTGGATTATTGCAATAGAATTTTAGAATAGGAATGTTGTTATGACTGAACAGAATATGAATATTTCGATTGATCGTGATCATCGTGGTATGCACTTGGACAACGAAAAAATGGCGATTGAGGTCAAGGATTGGAACCTGTTTTACGGTTCCAAACAAGCCTTGCAGAACATCAATATGAAACTGCCGCAAAACCGTGTGACGGCGTTTATCGGGCCGTCGGGTTGCGGGAAGTCCACCTTGTTGCGCTGCTTCAACCGCATGAACGATTTGATTGACATCGTGCGCGTGGAAGGGGAGATGCTTTTGCACGGGGACGACATGTACAGTAAGCACATGGATGTGGCGGCGCTGCGTCGTCGTGTGGGCATGGTGTTCCAAAAGCCGAACCCTTTCCCGAAATCGATTTATGAAAACGTCTGTTACGGTTTGCGTCTGCAAGGCATCAGCGATAAGAACGTGCTGGATGAAACGGTGGAATGGGCCTTGAAAGGCGCCGGACTTTGGGAAGAAGTCAAAGACCGTTTGGACGAGAATGCTTTGGGCATGTCGGGTGGTCAGCAACAGCGTTTGTGTATCGCGCGTGCCATCGCCATCAAGCCGGAAGTTTTGTTGTTGGACGAACCGACATCGGCACTGGATCCGATTTCCACTTTGGCCATCGAAGAATTGATTTTCGAGCTGAAAAAGGACTTCACGATTTTGATCGTCACGCACAACATGCAGCAGGCAGCTCGTGTGTCCGATTACACCGCATTCATGTACATGGGAGACTTGATCGAATACACCGATACCGACTCTCTGTTCACGAATCCGCAAGTCAAACGTACCGAAGATTACATTTCCGGTCGTTACGGTTAAGTTGAGAGCTTTACACGAGATGGGTACACGGCTAAAAATAGCTAAAATCTTCCTGAATGTCGTTGAAAAACTCGTTAATAGCTAGCTATTAACTTCGTTTTCCGCCTGATTCAGAAAAATTTTATCTCATTTTTTCCTCGCGTCCCACTCGTGCAAAGCTCTCAATGTTGAGTATTGAGTTATAGTTATAAGAACAGTCAGGAGAGTCATCACATGGAAAAACAAGAATTCAGCTCACACATTTCGGAAATGCTGAACCGTAATCTGGAAGATTTGTTCAACCACATTCTGGAAATGGGCGGCATGGTCGAGCGCCAGTTTGAAACGGCGTTGGTCGCTTTGGGCAGTGGCGATACCGAAAAAGCGGTGGAAATCATCGCCTTCGACAAAGCAATTAATAAAGCGGAAATGGAAATCGACCGTTTGTGCGCGAAAGTATTGGCGCGCCAACAACCGACGGCTTCCGATTTGCGTTTGATCATTGCCGCGATTCGCATCGCCATCGATCTGGAGCGTATGGGCGACGAAATCGTCAAGATCGCGAAAATGGTCATCGTGTTCGGAAAAGAGCACCAAGTGAAGTGCGCTGAATTGCCGGGCTACGTTGAATTGATGGACATTTCCACGCGCTCCAACGCCATGCTGAAAACTGCGCTGGATTCTTTTGCTCGCGTTTCCACCGAAGGGGCTGGTAAAATCATTCAGGAAGAAGAATTGATCGACGACATTTTCGCCGATGCCATGGCGGATTTGAAAACCTCTCTGAAAGAGATGCCGGATCAAGTAGAATGTCTGATGGAAATGATCATCGCATTGCGCGCTTCCGAGCGTGTATCGGATCATGCCAGAAACATTGTGGAAAGCATCATCTACCTGGTTCAAGGGATGGATATGCGTAACCTAGACAGCGAACGCTTAAACGAGTTCTTGAGCGAGCTGGAATCTTAACGGGAAAGATTTATGACAGAGCAATGCATTTTAGTGGTCGAAGATGAAGCCGCCATTCGCGATATGTTGAATTTCACGTTAACAGCGGCGAATTATAAGGTCATCGAAGCCCCGAATGCAGAGCAAGGCTGGAAACTGTTGTTGGAACACCAGCCGGACTGCGTGTTATTGGATTGGATGTTGCCGGGCGTGTCGGGTGTTTCGCTGGCTCAGCGTATTCGTCAGAACGACCAGACCGCCGGCATTCCGATTATCATGCTGACGGCCCGTGGTGAGGAAAACGACCAGGTGCAGGGTTTTGATGCGGGTGCCGACGATTACGTCGTCAAACCCTTTTCGCCGCGAGCCTTGGTGGCACGGGTCAAGGCCTTGCTGCGACGTCAATCCCCCGAAAAGAATGCGCTGGACGTGGTGCGTTCCGGCGATTTGAAGCTGGATTTATCCAGTTACCGTTTTACAGTCAATGACCAAGAAGTTAAACTTGGGCCAACAGAGTTCAAGTTGATGCATTTCTTCATGACGCATTCCAACCGTGTTTATACCCGTGTCCAGTTGCTGGACCAGGTGTGGGGGGAGAATGTCGTGGTCGAAGAGAGAACCGTCGATGTTCACATTCGGCGTCTCAGAAAACTATTGGAGCCCGTCGGGGCAGCCGATACGATTCAAACCGTAAGAGGTGCTGGCTATCGTTTCTCTGTTGAATAAGAGGAAAACGATTCAGTGTCAAAAGGAATTACGCGGGAACTCACCTGGGTCATCACCAGTGTGTGGCTCGCCCTGTTCATCGCATGGATGACCGATTGGTGGATGGCCACCTTTTTCGGTTATTTGCTGTTCTATATCGCCCGTCAATTGTACAGTATCTATCGCTTCGAACTTTGGATGAAGGGCACGCCTAATGTGTCTTATCCACCTGGCTCCGGTCTGTGGGGCGAGTTAGGGTATCTGGTCTCACGCAAACAGCGTTCGCTGGAAAAGCACGCCGACTTACAGTTTTACAAATCCGAGCAATTCCTGGCCGCGTCCATGACGATTCCGGACGCCATTATCTCGCTGAATGAATCCAATCAAATTGAATGGTTTAACAATTCCGCCAAAAAGCTGTTCAAGCTGAAACACAGTGATACCCATCGTAAAATCGAAAATCTGCTGCGGCACCCGGATTTCATTCAGTACCTCAAGTCGGGGCGTTATGAAAAATCGGTGATTTTATCTTCACTCAACGGGATTCCTCGGGTGTTCAATCTGAAATTATTCCCGTATTTTCAGGAACATAAGCTGCTGATCGTCAAGGACATTCACGAGCTTTACAATCTGGCGCAAATCCGCCGTGATTTCATTGCCAATGCGTCACATGAACTGCGTACGCCGCTGACCGTATTGAACGGTTACATCGAAGTGATGATGGACGGCCAAGAA
The nucleotide sequence above comes from Hydrogenovibrio thermophilus. Encoded proteins:
- a CDS encoding acetylornithine transaminase, yielding MKTSPHLMNTYARLPVCFKSGKGAWLYDENGQNYLDAISGIAVCSLGHAHPEITETICAQSRELIHTSNLYCIEKQAALAEELIDISGMEKVFFCNSGAEANETAIKIARKYAYQQQITAPKIIVMENSFHGRTLATLSATGNKKVQEGFAPLVEGFVRVPFGDADAVEAHNGDQDVVAVLVEPIQGEGGVNIPPKGYLKAIRAICDRNGWLMMLDEIQTGIGRTGKWFAHQHEGIQPDVMSLAKALGNGLPIGACLAGQKAANILEPGNHGTTFGGNPLACAAGLAVLKVMRTHNFIEHVADKGQEILTRFQSALSDNPAVKDVRGLGYMIGIELDRPCAELVAQALEKRVLINVTQGNTIRLLPAFVMSNDQTDQLIETVVELVNQFTQQG
- the phoU gene encoding phosphate signaling complex protein PhoU — encoded protein: MEKQEFSSHISEMLNRNLEDLFNHILEMGGMVERQFETALVALGSGDTEKAVEIIAFDKAINKAEMEIDRLCAKVLARQQPTASDLRLIIAAIRIAIDLERMGDEIVKIAKMVIVFGKEHQVKCAELPGYVELMDISTRSNAMLKTALDSFARVSTEGAGKIIQEEELIDDIFADAMADLKTSLKEMPDQVECLMEMIIALRASERVSDHARNIVESIIYLVQGMDMRNLDSERLNEFLSELES
- the phoR gene encoding phosphate regulon sensor histidine kinase PhoR, which gives rise to MSKGITRELTWVITSVWLALFIAWMTDWWMATFFGYLLFYIARQLYSIYRFELWMKGTPNVSYPPGSGLWGELGYLVSRKQRSLEKHADLQFYKSEQFLAASMTIPDAIISLNESNQIEWFNNSAKKLFKLKHSDTHRKIENLLRHPDFIQYLKSGRYEKSVILSSLNGIPRVFNLKLFPYFQEHKLLIVKDIHELYNLAQIRRDFIANASHELRTPLTVLNGYIEVMMDGQEPDSMWVKPLEQMHNQSERMQSIINDLLTLSAMESETLVGKEKTVPIAPILKKMEQDATQMSQGKHSFRFELDESLALKGYEEPLKSVLMNLISNAIRYTPEGGQITVRWYEDAKGPHFQVDDTGIGISQEHISRLTERFYRVDTARSRDTGGTGLGLAIVKHILERHDAKLVIKSQLGKGSSFRCDFPRSKAVH
- a CDS encoding branched-chain amino acid transaminase, giving the protein MQTMSDRDGLIWLDGEMVDWREAKTHVLTHTLHYGMGVFEGVRAYEAEQGTAIFRLEAHTDRLFNSAKIMNMPMPFSKEELNEAQRAAVRENDLKSAYIRPMVFYGSEGMGLRADNLKAHVVVAAWEWGAYMGEENLKKGIKIATSSFTRHHVNVTMTKAKSNGSYMNSMLALQEAVSHGCDEALLLDTEGYVSEGSGENFFMVRDGVIYTPELTAALDGITRKTIMQLAKDAGYEVREKRITRDEVYIADEAFFTGTAAEVTPIRELDNRTIGQGSRGPVTEMLQTKYFDVVHGRSEAHLDWLTPVA
- the glnA gene encoding type I glutamate--ammonia ligase; translated protein: MSQEIFDLIKDNDVKWVDLRFTDTHGKEQHVTIPADKVDEDFFADGETFDGSSIQGWKGINNSDMILMPQTDGFFMDPFTNDPTLIIRMMIVEPSTMEAYEKDPRGIAKKAESYLASTGIADSAFFGPEPEFFIFDDVRWGADMSGCFVKMQSGESAWDSEKVYEDGNIGHRPKVKGGYFPVPPVDQLHEVRADICAMAEAMGLKLEAHHHEVAAGGQCELAVAGNTLTAKADEVQILKYAVHNTCNALGKTATFMPKPIVGDNGSGMHINMSLSKGGKNIFAGDVYSGLSQEAIWYIGGLIKHARALNAFTNPGTNSYKRLVPGFEAPILLAYSGSNRSASIRIPYAPSERSRRVELRFPDATANPYLAFSASLMAGLDGIMNQIDPGEPSEKDLYDLPPEEEATYTTVCASLEEALAALDEDREFLKAGGVFTDEAIDSYIELKMEEVTRMRATTHPIEFDMYYSR
- the pstB gene encoding phosphate ABC transporter ATP-binding protein PstB; translated protein: MTEQNMNISIDRDHRGMHLDNEKMAIEVKDWNLFYGSKQALQNINMKLPQNRVTAFIGPSGCGKSTLLRCFNRMNDLIDIVRVEGEMLLHGDDMYSKHMDVAALRRRVGMVFQKPNPFPKSIYENVCYGLRLQGISDKNVLDETVEWALKGAGLWEEVKDRLDENALGMSGGQQQRLCIARAIAIKPEVLLLDEPTSALDPISTLAIEELIFELKKDFTILIVTHNMQQAARVSDYTAFMYMGDLIEYTDTDSLFTNPQVKRTEDYISGRYG
- a CDS encoding ABC transporter permease subunit, whose amino-acid sequence is MDQSAQKALEQALKGPKFEKRIKRRNLVDKGWASSISVGGVGVILSVLLIMFFLVYVVAPLFMPASVKEHASYALPGGSQEKTLFYGMDEYKETAMRITESGKLIGFNANNGQLLTESSLPLNGESITSFARVKESDKLIAFGLSGGGVLLAKYGYKVTYPDNVRKITPALTFPFGQEPLVVADQPISKVAARSSDSQLVVAYQLAGQSHVFVKQYDKVESMLSDDVALEEYAEGEVPNNMPVDWLMMGGNMRNLYLVSEDGSTLYYDLSNIREPVLLQKVNMVNGDEHISSLRFLLGEYSLMVGTSKGRVLQWFPVRDENNNFQLEFIREFEVDKKPVNFIAIEHSRKGFVTLDRSDEINLYNATAERHLASVDLKTGLNFILMAERGNGALLETADGQMVNYDIKNEHPDVSFSSLWGKVWYEGYEEPSYTWQSSSASADFEPKFSMVPLTFGTIKAALYSMLFAVPIAVLAAIYTAFFMDNKTRQYIKPTIELIEALPTVILGFLAGLWLAPYMEAHLAGFFAILLVVPIGILLFGFGWSRLPEPVRLLIPTGRRAVLMLPVVVFLGWFALSLSSPIENLFFHGDMRHWLTSSAGIDFDQRNALVIGFAMGFALIPTIFSVAEDAIYNVPSYLVNGSLALGASGWQTLVGVVLPTASPGIFSAIMLGFGRGIGETMIVLMASGNTPLMDVNIFQGMRTLSANLAVEMPEAELYSSHYRVLFLSGLILFIFTFVFNTLAEVVRERMRRKYGSL
- the phoB gene encoding phosphate regulon transcriptional regulator PhoB, with amino-acid sequence MTEQCILVVEDEAAIRDMLNFTLTAANYKVIEAPNAEQGWKLLLEHQPDCVLLDWMLPGVSGVSLAQRIRQNDQTAGIPIIMLTARGEENDQVQGFDAGADDYVVKPFSPRALVARVKALLRRQSPEKNALDVVRSGDLKLDLSSYRFTVNDQEVKLGPTEFKLMHFFMTHSNRVYTRVQLLDQVWGENVVVEERTVDVHIRRLRKLLEPVGAADTIQTVRGAGYRFSVE
- the pstA gene encoding phosphate ABC transporter permease PstA; this translates as MKEWFKKGEHWVWFSASTVSISVVLVVGLLLMISFRGLVHFWPHSVYEYEVKTDNGKLEQVVGELHEVKSKEFKDPKAEDGIVRIPQYLLKVGNRDVYGIDFRWINSANIIGRQDILDDGVTVVERYEWGNVYGHLEYIKQDGKIVARGDNVLPMMQQLVDSGLDLHNQIRYIEKVIIGGINYKLEQLRLNEKRLETDGEYTAEKQAEFEAERTTLKQEFSDQQDTLKVLYRQSNNLGEVTLQIAGNKFIHVPLKSIVRFWQPNNMTFGEQVGFFFTSIGHFLIDDPREANTEGGVFPAIVGTVTMVILMAIFVTPMGVIAAVYMSEYAKDGILLRTVRISINNLAGVPSIVFGIFGLGFFVYIIGGSIDELFYSYALPSPTFGTPALLWASLTMALLTLPVVIVSTQEGLSRIPRALREGGLALGATKSETIMKIVLPMSMPAIMTGLILAVARAAGEVAPLMLVGVVKLAPELPIDLNAPFIHLDRKFMHLGFHIYDVGFQSPNVEASQPLVYATSLLLVLIIIGLNLGAITIRNKLREKYKALDN
- a CDS encoding zinc-finger domain-containing protein, which translates into the protein MSKQTVIEITYDDLPLTCPMRGQEQWNSHPKVMLPIEETGKSKCPYCGTEYVLKDWDPNHKSH